The Sesamum indicum cultivar Zhongzhi No. 13 linkage group LG6, S_indicum_v1.0, whole genome shotgun sequence genome has a segment encoding these proteins:
- the LOC105164156 gene encoding prohibitin-1, mitochondrial — MGLKWEVMKIAAVGATIVNTFGKTYYNVEGGHRAVEFNRFTGIKNKVFQEGTHLIFPYLEWPIIYDIRARPFLFMSTSGSRDLQMVEVGLRVLSHPLADQLPTIYRTLGEDYNERVLPSIVEETLKSVIAQYNASQLVTQRETVSRDIRNLLTERAASFHLAVDDVSITNLTFGKEFTAAIEAKQIAAQEAERAKYIVEKAEQDKKSAIIRAQGEAKSALLIGEAIGNNQSFITLRKIEASKEIARIVSDSKNRVMLNTEELLLNVQGT; from the exons ATGGGACTGAAGTGGGAGGTGATGAAAATTGCAGCTGTTGGGGCTACTATAGTTAATACCTTTGGGAAAACTTACTATAACGTTGAAGGAGGCCACAGAGCTGTAGAGTTCAATCGTTTCACTGGGATAAAAAACAAG GTTTTCCAGGAAGGAACGCATCTGATCTTCCCCTATTTAGAATGGCCTATCATCTATGATATCCGCGCACGCCCCTTTCTTTTCATGAGCACTTCTGGAAGTCGCGATCTCCAAATG GTTGAAGTTGGTCTGCGAGTTCTTTCACATCCTCTGGCAGATCAGTTGCCAACAATCTACCGCACTCTCGGTGAAGACTACAACGAGCGAGTGTTGCCTTCAATAGTTGAGGAAACTCTGAAGTCTGTCATCGCCCAGTACAATGCAAGCCAGCTCGTCACTCAGAGAGAG ACTGTTAGTCGGGATATTCGTAACCTGTTGACAGAAAGAGCTGCTTCCTTCCACCTTGCAGTAGACGATGTTTCTATTACAAATCTAACTTTTGGGAAGGAGTTTACTGCTGCTATTGAGGCAAAACAGATTGCTGCACAGGAAGCTGAGAGGGCGAAATACATTGTGGAGAAGGCTGAGCAGGACAAGAAGAGTGCTATCATCAGAGCTCAG GGTGAAGCAAAGAGTGCTCTGCTGATAGGAGAAGCTATTGGAAACAACCAATCATTCATCACACTAAGGAAGATTGAGGCTTCAAAGGAAATCGCACGAATTGTGTCAGACTCTAAAAATCGGGTGATGCTTAACACAGAGGAGCTGCTGCTGAATGTTCAGGGGACGTGA
- the LOC105164157 gene encoding molybdenum cofactor sulfurase, translating into MQSNCIRDASKACFNTCCVNPLLGLPAPHSSPTKSAANPAVNARHKFVSAILSSIQPNTDFTNHESIPSLQELLSILRNALPQFMDTVLADHIRAQHYYHLSLWNHVCLDYIGHGLFSYSQIQSWSPTTDAAVLSSSSSAEATSSLSAADAPFLEISYNSVNLNSYLLYGSQESEFQAAIRKRIMRYMNVFEEDYSLVFTANQSSAFKLLADSYPFQPNQTLLTIYDYENEAVETMIESAKRRGARAQSAVFSWPNFRINSRKLRKLVVQKSRLKNQGLFAFPLQSRMTGSRYSYQWMNLARDNGWHVLLDASALGAKEMETLGLSLFQPDFLICSFFKIFGQNPSGFCCLFIKKSSIQDLSQSSTSMGIISIIPSKGPFQKLAIDETQQITEETPPALQETKPFIIKQKEPSKSEIEELDEKPEATQIANKKHSTTNTSGIECRALDHADKLGLILISSRVRYLINWLVNALLSLRHPHSENGLPLVRIYGPKIKLDRGPALAFNVYDWKGERVDPILVQKLADRNNISLTCGFLKNIWFSENFQEEKDKLLENRKRFQELNPEEKKKGKQDCGVGVVSVSLGMLSNFEDVYKVWGFVSRFLDADFVEKERWRYTALNQTTVEV; encoded by the coding sequence ATGCAATCAAATTGCATCAGAGATGCATCAAAAGCCTGTTTCAACACTTGCTGTGTAAATCCTCTGCTTGGCCTGCCTGCGCCTCATAGCTCCCCTACAAAGTCCGCAGCAAATCCAGCAGTCAACGCTCGCCACAAATTTGTCTCGGCCATACTATCCTCCATTCAACCAAACACTGATTTTACTAATCATGAGTCCATCCCCTCATTGCAAGAACTGCTCTCTATCCTGAGAAATGCACTCCCACAATTCATGGACACAGTTCTTGCAGACCATATTCGAGCTCAACATTACTATCACCTCTCCCTTTGGAATCATGTCTGTCTTGATTACATCGGCCACGGCCTCTTCTCCTACTCCCAGATACAGAGTTGGAGTCCAACAACTGATGCTGCCGTATtatcctcatcatcatcagcagAAGCAACGTCTTCCCTGAGTGCTGCAGATGCTCCCTTCTTGGAAATTTCTTACAACTCAGTGAACTTGAATTCTTACTTGCTTTACGGCAGCCAAGAATCGGAGTTCCAGGCGGCTATACGGAAAAGAATCATGCGATACATGAATGTGTTTGAAGAGGATTACTCCTTGGTTTTCACAGCCAACCAGTCATCAGCATTCAAGCTTCTTGCAGACTCTTATCCTTTCCAGCCAAATCAAACACTTCTCACAATCTACGACTACGAGAATGAGGCGGTTGAAACGATGATCGAAAGCGCAAAAAGAAGAGGCGCTCGGGCTCAATCAGCCGTCTTCTCATGGCCTAATTTCAGGATCAACTCCAGGAAACTAAGGAAACTTGTTGTGCAAAAGAGCAGGCTGAAAAACCAAGGTCTATTCGCCTTTCCCCTGCAATCTAGGATGACGGGATCGCGATACTCCTACCAGTGGATGAACCTGGCAAGGGACAACGGATGGCATGTTCTACTTGATGCATCTGCATTAGGAGCAAAGGAAATGGAAACCTTAGGCCTCTCTCTTTTCCAGCCTGATTTCCTcatttgctcatttttcaagatttttggGCAAAATCCATCAGGTTTTTGCTGTCTGTTTATCAAGAAATCCAGCATCCAAGATTTAAGCCAATCCTCCACAAGCATGGGAATTATCAGCATCATACCATCAAAGGGTCCATTTCAAAAACTAGCCATTGATGAAACTCAACAGATAACTGAAGAAACCCCTCCTGCACTCCAAGAAACTAAACCCTTCATCATCAAGCAGAAAGAGCCATCAAAATCTGAGATAGAAGAACTGGATGAAAAGCCCGAAGCCACCCAAATTGCAAACAAGAAACACAGCACCACAAACACCTCAGGAATCGAATGTCGGGCCCTGGATCACGCAGACAAACTAGGCCTTATTCTGATTAGCAGCAGAGTAAGATACTTAATAAACTGGCTGGTCAATGCACTACTCAGTCTTCGGCATCCGCATTCCGAAAACGGGCTTCCTCTGGTCAGAATCTACGGGCCAAAAATCAAGCTGGACCGAGGTCCGGCACTCGCGTTCAATGTATACGACTGGAAAGGAGAACGGGTCGACCCCATTTTAGTACAGAAGCTAGCTGATCGAAACAACATCTCTCTTACCTGCGGGTTCTTGAAAAACATATGGTTTTCGGAGAATTTTCAGGAAGAAAAGGACAAATTGCTGGAAAACAGAAAAAGGTTTCAAGAACTGAACccagaggagaaaaagaaagggaaacaagaTTGTGGGGTGGGTGTGGTTTCAGTTTCACTGGGAATGTTGAGCAATTTCGAAGACGTGTACAAAGTTTGGGGCTTCGTTTCGAGGTTTCTGGACGCAGATTTTGTGGAGAAAGAGAGGTGGCGTTACACTGCTCTTAATCAGACAACTGTTGAGGTTTAG
- the LOC105164158 gene encoding hydroxymethylglutaryl-CoA synthase, with translation MAKNVGILAMEIYFPPTCIQQEVLEVHDGASKGKYTIGLGQDCMAFCAEVEDVISMSMTAVTSLLEKYGVDPKQIGRLEVGSETVLDKSKSIKTFLMPIFEKCGNTDIEGVDSTNACYGGTAALFNCVNWVESSSWDGRYGLVVCTDSAVYAEGPARPTGGAAAIAMLIGPNAPIVFESKLRGSHMAHVYDFYKPDLASEYPVVDGKLSQTCYLMALDSCYKSFCAKYEKLEGKQFSVADADYFVFHSPYNKLVQKSFARLLFNDFTRSASSIDEAAKEKLAPFSSLSNEESYQSRDLEKASQQVAKPLYDAKVQPSTLIPKQVGNMYTASLYAAFASLLHNKNITLAGQRVILFSYGSGLTATMFSLRFNEGQHPFSLSNIATIMNVSEKLKSRHEFPPEKFVETMQLMEHRYGGKGFVTSKDCSLLAPGTYYLTEVDSKYRRFYAKKAIENGTLANGH, from the exons ATGGCCAAGAATGTGGGGATCCTCGCCATGGAAATTTACTTTCCTCCCACTTGCATCCAGCAG GAAGTGCTGGAGGTCCATGATGGAGCAAGCAAAGGGAAGTACACAATTGGGCTTGGACAAGATTGCATGGCATTTTGTGCTGAGGTTGAAGATGTCATTTCCATGAG TATGACAGCTGTCACTTCCCTCCTTGAAAAGTATGGGGTCGATCCGAAGCAGATTGGGCGTCTTGAAGTTGGAAGTGAGACTGTACTTGATAAGAGCAAATCCATTAAGACATTTCTGATGCCAATCTTTGAg AAATGTGGAAATACCGACATAGAAGGTGTCGACTCAACCAATGCGTGCTATGGGGGTACTGCTGCACTATTTAACTGTGTCAATTGGGTGGAGAGTAGTTCATGGGATGGACGATACGGGCTTGTTGTCTGCACAGACAGTGCG GTCTATGCTGAGGGACCAGCTAGGCCAACTGGTGGGGCTGCAGCTATTGCCATGCTAATAGGACCAAATGCTCCTATTGTTTTCGAAAGCAAGCTTAGAGGGAGCCACATGGCCCATGTTTATGATTTTTACAAGCCCGACCTTGCCAGTGAATATCCG GTTGTTGATGGCAAGCTTTCTCAAACTTGTTACCTCATGGCACTCGATTCTTGTTACAAAAGCTTCTGCGCAAA GTATGAGAAGCTAGAGGGCAAGCAGTTCTCAGTCGCTGATGCTGACTACTTCGTATTTCATTCTCCCTATAACAAG CTTGTACAGAAGAGCTTCGCCAGATTGTTGTTCAACGACTTTACGAGGAGTGCCAG CTCCATTGATGAGGCTGCTAAAGAGAAGCTTGCaccattttcatcattaagCAATGAGGAAAGCTACCAAAGTCGTGATCTTGAGAAG GCATCCCAACAAGTTGCGAAGCCATTATATGATGCCAAAGTCCAGCCATCTACACTTATCCCGAAACAAGTTGGAAACATGTATACTGCATCACTCTATGCTGCATTTGCATCCCTCCtccacaataaaaatataactctG GCTGGGCAGAGGGTGATACTGTTTTCCTACGGCAGTGGCCTGACAGCCACCATGTTTTCTCTCCGTTTCAACGAGGGGCAACATCCTTTTAGCCTGTCTAATATTGCAACCATAATGAATGTTTCAGAGAAGTTGAAATCTAGGCATGAG TTCCCACCAGAAAAATTCGTCGAAACGATGCAGCTAATGGAGCACAGATATGGAGGCAAGGGTTTCGTAACGAGCAAGGACTGCAGTCTTCTCGCACCGGGCACGTACTACCTCACCGAAGTCGATTCCAAGTACCGAAGATTCTACGCCAAGAAGGCTATTGAGAACGGCACCTTGGCTAATGGCCACTGA
- the LOC105164244 gene encoding cucumisin-like, with protein sequence MANIRMFLVLYPLLLAALVLNCRGDERKLHVVYMGDRPQGDLSLASTHHSMLRSVLESGSSAEESLVYSYDRSFNGFAAKLTKQEAASISEMEGVVSIIPNRMLKLHTTRSWDFMGFSKDKLGAGQEGDVIIGFIDTGVWPEHPSFNDTGFGPPPAKWKGQCQTKNFTCNNKLIGARYYNSDNDYDDTDIHSPRDTEGHGTHTASTAAGVELPGTSFLGLAEGVARGGVPNARIAVYKVCWDSGCGLADILKAFDDAIGDGVDVISVSLGSFWPSDYFDDPIAIGSFHAMKNGILTSNSAGNSGPEPVTVTNFAPWTMTVAASTIDRKFAANLALGNGQILTGISINSFDLNGTSYPLMWGGDAVNYTMGSSSDYTRYCEADAMNLDMLVGKIVLCEGLQDGSAILLSNGIGIIMMDPTVGIPDYAFSYPLPATLISPDDFRKVMEYIRSTKYPEATILLGETWKDAMAPTVVSFSSRGPSPVSPDILKPDIAAPGVDILAGWSPLAPPSIYYKDSRSLYFNVISGTSMACPHASATAAYVKAAHPDWSPAAIKSAIMTTAYIMDPKRHKDLEFAYGSGHINPAAALDPGLVFDASATDYINFLCKQGYNTTTLRLVTGDNSTCANTTPGRGWDLNYPSFSLYVEDGQQIMGTFTRTVTNVGAANSTYTASIDVPPLISVAIEPSTLTFSAVGETQSFTVKVTGPPISQQPITSGAITWRDGTHAVRSPLVVYNYIPGAPYTLDSEDSNSMPEKKRVLNGLYKDHRSGIVRHS encoded by the exons ATGGCTAATATCAGGATGTTTTTGGTCTTGTATCCGTTATTGCTAGCAGCCCTTGTGCTCAACTGCCGTGGCGATGAAAGGAAG CTACACGTCGTGTACATGGGGGATCGGCCTCAAGGAGATCTGTCGCTAGCATCCACACATCACTCCATGCTTAGGAGTGTGCTTGAAAG TGGTTCATCAGCTGAGGAGTCACTAGTCTACAGTTATGACAGAAGTTTCAATGGATTTGCAGCCAAGCTTACCAAGCAAGAAGCTGCTAGCATATCAG AAATGGAGGGAGTTGTTTCCATCATCCCTAATCGCATGCTAAAGCTTCACACGACACGGTCTTGGGACTTCATGGGGTTCAGCAAAGACAAACTTGGAGCCGGCCAGGAAGGAGATGTCATTATTGGGTTCATTGACACCG GAGTCTGGCCGGAACATCCTAGCTTTAATGACACTGGTTTTGGTCCTCCACCAGCTAAATGGAAGGGCCAATGCCAAACCAAAAATTTCACATGCAACAA CAAGCTCATTGGCGCACGTTACTACAACAGCGACAATGATTACGATGATACAGATATCCATTCTCCAAGAGACACTGAAGGGCACGGCACCCACACGGCCTCCACGGCTGCTGGTGTAGAACTCCCAGGAACGAGCTTTTTAGGCTTAGCCGAGGGTGTAGCAAGAGGAGGAGTTCCTAATGCAAGGATTGCAGTGTATAAAGTCTGCTGGGATTCTGGCTGTGGTCTTGCCGACATTCTTAAAGCCTTCGATGATGCAATTGGGGATGGAGTTGATGTAATATCGGTTTCCTTGGGATCTTTCTGGCCTTCTGATTATTTTGATGACCCTATTGCAATTGGATCTTTCCATGCCATGAAAAATGGGATTTTGACCTCAAATTCAGCTGGGAATTCAGGGCCTGAGCCTGTCACAGTCACCAACTTTGCACCCTGGACGATGACCGTTGCTGCTAGCACCATTGACAGGAAATTTGCGGCCAACTTGGCACTTGGCAATGGGCAAATCTTGACA GGAATCTCCATCAATAGCTTTGACCTAAATGGAACTTCCTATCCTTTAATGTGGGGAGGAGATGCTGTAAACTACACCATGGGTTCCAGTTCAGATTATACAAGATATTGTGAAGCCGATGCAATGAATCTTGACATGTTAGTCGGCAAAATAGTACTTTGTGAAGGTCTGCAGGATGGTTCGGCCATTCTTCTGTCTAACGGCATTGGAATCATTATGATGGATCCAACTGTCGGAATTCCTGACTATGCCTTCAGCTATCCGTTGCCAGCAACACTGATTAGTCCAGATGACTTTAGAAAGGTCATGGAATACATAAGATCGACAAA ATACCCTGAGGCAACCATTTTGCTGGGAGAGACCTGGAAAGATGCAATGGCACCTACAGTTGTTTCGTTTTCTTCAAGAGGGCCAAGCCCTGTTAGCCCCGACATTCTCAAG CCTGATATTGCTGCCCCTGGCGTGGATATTCTGGCCGGCTGGTCTCCTTTAGCGCCACCTTCAATCTACTATAAAGATTCCAGGAGCCTATACTTCAATGTAATTTCTGGCACATCAATGGCTTGCCCTCATGCCAGCGCAACTGCTGCGTATGTTAAAGCTGCTCACCCTGATTGGTCTCCTGCTGCCATCAAGTCCGCGATCATGACAACAG CTTACATTATGGATCCAAAAAGACACAAAGACCTTGAGTTCGCTTACGGCTCTGGACACATTAACCCTGCTGCTGCACTTGACCCTGGGCTAGTCTTTGATGCATCAGCGACAGATTACATCAATTTCCTCTGCAAGCAGGGTTACAACACTACCACTCTGAGATTAGTCACAGGAGACAACAGCACCTGCGCCAATACAACTCCGGGCAGAGGTTGGGACCTTAACTACCCGTCATTCTCACTATACGTGGAAGACGGGCAGCAGATCATGGGCACATTCACTAGAACAGTGACAAATGTGGGTGCAGCAAACTCAACTTACACGGCCAGCATTGACGTGCCGCCACTTATTAGTGTGGCTATTGAACCATCGACCCTGACGTTTTCAGCTGTTGGAGAGACGCAGTCATTCACAGTTAAGGTCACCGGCCCTCCGATTTCACAGCAGCCGATCACGTCAGGGGCGATCACGTGGAGGGACGGAACACATGCGGTCAGAAGTCCTCTTGTCGTCTATAACTACATCCCTGGTGCTCCTTATACTCTAGACTCGGAAGATTCTAACTCCATGCCCGAAAAGAAACGTGTTCTCAACGGCTTGTACAAGGATCACAGGAGTGGAATCGTCAGACATTCTTGA